A single Anopheles arabiensis isolate DONGOLA chromosome 2, AaraD3, whole genome shotgun sequence DNA region contains:
- the LOC120908872 gene encoding uncharacterized protein LOC120908872 has product MTPLARDASTDLPEFQVETVNATRLKPPELDTADIHTFFYALENWFDAWNISPHHHVRRFNILKTQIPTRILPELRPILDSVPNTDRYESAKKAIIQHFEESQRSRLHRLLSEMSLGDRKPSQLLAEMRRTANGAMTDSMLIDLWIGRLPPYVQSAVIASSQNADEKVKVADSVVDSFALYNRSGPYQTIAEVRNEEVNRLSRQVAELSQRLETLMNQNQARERSRARSRSRNRNTNQATNPNTNGYCFYHDRYGQQARNCRAPCSFNSRPKNNGTPTTSA; this is encoded by the coding sequence ATGACCCCTCTCGCTCGTGACGCCTCTACCGACCTTCCGGAGTTCCAAGTCGAGACCGTGAACGCCACGCGTCTCAAGCCGCCCGAATTGGATACTGCTGACATCCATACGTTCTTCTACGCCTTGGAGAACTGGTTCGACGCCTGGAATATTTCTCCGCACCATCATGTTAGACGTTTTAACATCCTGAAAACACAGATCCCTACGCGAATTCTTCCCGAGTTGCGTCCCATTCTCGACAGCGTACCAAATACCGATCGCTACGAATCCGCGAAGAAAGCCATCATACAACATTTCGAAGAGTCCCAGCGAAGCCGCCTACACCGTTTGCTATCCGAAATGAGCCTCGGCGACCGTAAGCCTTCACAACTGCTAGCCGAGATGCGGCGAACAGCAAACGGTGCAATGACCGACTCTATGTTGATCGATCTTTGGATCGGTCGGCTGCCGCCCTACGTTCAGTCCGCCGTGATCGCGTCCTCTCAAAACGCCGACGAGAAAGTTAAGGTAGCCGATTCAGTGGTCGACTCTTTCGCCTTGTACAATCGCTCCGGTCCGTACCAAACCATCGCCGAGGTACGGAATGAGGAGGTCAACCGCCTTTCACGACAGGTAGCCGAGCTGAGTCAACGCTTAGAAACTCTAATGAACCAGAACCAAGCTCGTGAACGCTCACGGGCCCGCTCACGCTCTCGCAATCGCAACACGAACCAGGCTACTAATCCTAACACTAACGGCTATTGTTTCTACCACGACCGATACGGACAGCAAGCGCGTAACTGCCGCGCTCCGTGCTCGTTTAACAGCCGTCCTAAAAATAACGGTACTCCTACTACTTCTGCATGA